One Succinivibrio dextrinosolvens DNA window includes the following coding sequences:
- a CDS encoding RsmB/NOP family class I SAM-dependent RNA methyltransferase, translated as MSFEKKESRKTSASYKNKNKTVAHSNNQKDNQTEFKKDRKFSGRKDFARNSDNKRASFKPRNTDKTRFREESRLADTQAHTEHVKRKGFSEFQLRLVTSILEDVLVMHNSLDRAYAFWFNKVKIDPVEQGFLIKQINFMFSRLSLFAFVSNLKRPSDFERHVGRLTFAYCAYKDWPLPELEGEEGFDRRGLKKRIAEAKDDPLYNDGCPLWLQELGYSELKAKWDEERKALGGESHRYIRTNTIKGTRDELAHKLTEEGVVTKSVAGVPLALEVTSNSALFRTKSFKEGLFEQQDAGSQVIGQFVDAKSGERVIDACAGSGGKTLQLAASMEGKGVIVAMDTEGWKLEDLKKRAKRAGAFNIEPRLIDSTKVIKRMTESADKVLIDAPCSGTGVIRRMPDSKWRDGREHLKELREIQADILERYSKMAKVGGFVVYSTCSILPSENEKQIEKFLENNQGKFELVEDKHIMPSSGFDGFYMAKLKRIG; from the coding sequence ATGTCATTTGAAAAGAAAGAAAGCAGAAAAACTTCTGCAAGTTATAAAAACAAAAATAAAACTGTAGCACACTCAAATAATCAAAAGGATAATCAGACCGAATTCAAAAAGGACAGAAAATTCTCAGGCAGGAAGGATTTTGCAAGAAACAGCGATAACAAGAGAGCCTCCTTCAAACCAAGAAATACAGATAAAACAAGATTCAGAGAAGAAAGTAGACTTGCTGATACTCAGGCACATACAGAACATGTAAAACGCAAAGGTTTTTCCGAATTCCAGTTAAGACTTGTAACCTCAATTCTTGAGGATGTACTTGTAATGCACAACTCTCTGGATAGAGCCTATGCGTTCTGGTTTAACAAGGTAAAGATTGATCCTGTCGAACAGGGATTCCTGATTAAACAGATTAACTTTATGTTCTCAAGACTATCTTTATTTGCCTTTGTGTCTAATTTAAAGAGACCTTCCGATTTTGAACGACATGTTGGCAGACTTACCTTTGCCTACTGTGCATACAAAGACTGGCCGCTTCCTGAACTTGAGGGGGAAGAGGGATTTGATCGAAGAGGTTTAAAAAAACGTATCGCAGAAGCTAAAGACGATCCTTTATACAATGATGGCTGTCCTCTGTGGTTACAAGAACTTGGCTACTCTGAATTAAAAGCTAAATGGGATGAAGAACGTAAAGCTTTGGGTGGTGAATCTCATCGCTACATCAGAACCAACACTATCAAGGGAACTCGTGATGAGCTTGCTCATAAACTGACAGAAGAAGGTGTTGTTACAAAATCTGTAGCAGGAGTACCTCTTGCTTTGGAAGTGACCTCAAATTCTGCACTATTCAGAACCAAGTCCTTTAAGGAAGGTTTATTCGAGCAGCAGGATGCCGGTTCTCAGGTGATTGGACAGTTTGTCGATGCCAAGAGTGGAGAAAGGGTTATTGATGCCTGCGCAGGCTCAGGAGGTAAAACTCTCCAGCTTGCAGCATCCATGGAAGGTAAAGGTGTTATCGTTGCCATGGACACCGAAGGATGGAAACTTGAGGATCTGAAAAAGAGAGCAAAGAGAGCTGGAGCCTTTAATATTGAACCAAGACTGATTGATTCAACTAAAGTTATCAAAAGAATGACCGAATCCGCAGATAAGGTACTGATTGATGCGCCTTGTTCAGGAACAGGTGTAATCAGAAGAATGCCTGATTCAAAGTGGAGAGATGGTCGCGAACACTTAAAAGAGCTAAGAGAAATACAGGCAGATATCCTTGAACGATATAGCAAAATGGCTAAAGTCGGTGGATTCGTAGTTTATTCAACCTGTTCAATTCTGCCATCAGAAAATGAAAAGCAGATCGAAAAGTTCCTTGAAAACAATCAGGGTAAATTTGAACTTGTAGAAGATAAACACATTATGCCATCATCAGGATTTGATGGTTTCTACATGGCAAAATTAAAGAGAATCGGTTAA
- a CDS encoding DEAD/DEAH box helicase, with product MSELIEKNIATTVGGDESLLVSQSEEAIVTFDDLGLSKEVLHAVHDLGFESPTPIQERSIPVVLSGKDMIGQAQTGTGKTAAFSLPILSRIDCKRNCIQALILEPTRELAIQSAEACQSFSKYIKDFRVAPIYGGASYENQIRTLRHGAQVVVATPGRLIDLIERGKVDLSNLSFMVIDEADEMLRMGFIDDVDWILSNTPDSRQTVLFSATMPPVIAKIAKNHLTDPVDVRIESKTTTATTVHQRYWIASGAHKIDAMTRILEVENYDAVIVFVRTKTDAEDVSNKLMARGLACAALHGDIPQRQREKIIDRLKAGQLDIIIATDVAARGLDVDRITHVFNYDIPYDAESYVHRIGRTGRAGRTGEAILFVSPRERRALRLIERVTGQKIEPMQMPSVADVNKARLENFKNQVMETIAEGNLEMYEEVISELLSDDSIEVETLCAALAKMVQKDGTLLLDDSKPEPRMRTFDDDNYSERGQRRGLPSAEAAPLREYPEMAMVRFRVAVGRKDGVKPGQIVGAIANEGNIESKFIGEISIFDTFTTVDLPDGMPKDTMHILAQARVCGRPLDLRLYTAEPPRSRGGRDRNRKGGRFGEEKFDRQGQHSGRDFKKFEGSSRRSRSDRRERLDFGSDRGRFKRGDKGSKSGFRSSFSGRREGF from the coding sequence ATGTCAGAGTTAATTGAAAAAAATATCGCTACCACCGTTGGCGGCGACGAGAGTTTATTGGTTTCACAGTCTGAAGAGGCAATCGTTACATTTGACGATTTAGGCTTAAGTAAAGAAGTACTTCACGCTGTTCACGACCTTGGTTTTGAATCTCCAACCCCAATTCAGGAAAGATCAATTCCTGTTGTTCTATCTGGAAAAGATATGATTGGTCAGGCTCAGACCGGTACCGGCAAAACAGCAGCTTTCTCACTGCCAATTCTTTCTAGAATAGACTGCAAAAGAAACTGCATTCAGGCCTTAATTCTTGAGCCTACTCGTGAACTTGCAATTCAGTCTGCTGAAGCATGCCAGAGTTTTTCAAAGTATATTAAGGATTTTAGAGTTGCACCTATTTATGGTGGTGCCTCATACGAGAATCAGATCAGAACATTAAGACACGGAGCTCAGGTTGTTGTTGCAACACCTGGTCGTCTTATCGATCTGATTGAGCGCGGCAAGGTAGATCTGTCCAATCTTTCATTTATGGTTATTGATGAAGCTGATGAGATGCTTAGAATGGGCTTTATTGATGACGTGGACTGGATTTTGAGCAATACACCTGATTCAAGACAGACTGTACTTTTCTCAGCAACCATGCCTCCTGTTATCGCTAAGATTGCCAAGAATCATCTAACAGATCCTGTTGATGTGAGAATTGAGTCTAAGACTACAACAGCAACAACCGTTCATCAGCGATACTGGATTGCATCAGGAGCTCATAAAATTGATGCAATGACTCGTATTCTGGAGGTTGAGAACTACGACGCAGTAATTGTGTTCGTTAGAACCAAAACTGATGCTGAAGATGTTTCTAATAAGCTTATGGCCCGTGGTCTTGCCTGTGCTGCTTTACATGGTGATATTCCTCAGCGTCAACGTGAGAAGATTATCGACAGACTGAAGGCTGGTCAACTTGATATCATTATTGCAACGGATGTTGCAGCCCGTGGTCTGGATGTCGATAGAATCACTCACGTATTTAACTACGATATTCCTTATGATGCCGAGTCATATGTTCACCGTATCGGCAGAACAGGACGTGCCGGCAGAACTGGTGAGGCAATTCTGTTTGTATCACCTCGAGAGAGAAGAGCTCTTCGCTTGATTGAAAGAGTAACCGGTCAGAAGATTGAACCTATGCAGATGCCTTCTGTTGCCGATGTTAACAAAGCTCGTCTTGAGAACTTCAAAAATCAGGTTATGGAAACCATTGCCGAGGGCAATCTTGAAATGTATGAAGAGGTTATCTCAGAACTTCTGTCAGATGACTCAATTGAGGTTGAAACCCTGTGTGCAGCCTTAGCAAAGATGGTTCAGAAGGATGGCACTCTACTTTTAGATGATTCTAAGCCAGAGCCTCGTATGAGAACCTTTGACGATGACAATTATTCAGAAAGAGGTCAGAGAAGAGGTCTTCCATCAGCTGAAGCCGCTCCATTACGTGAGTATCCTGAGATGGCAATGGTTCGTTTCAGAGTTGCTGTTGGAAGAAAGGATGGCGTAAAACCTGGTCAGATCGTTGGTGCTATCGCTAATGAAGGTAATATCGAGTCTAAGTTTATTGGTGAGATCTCCATTTTCGATACTTTTACCACAGTAGATCTTCCAGACGGTATGCCAAAGGACACCATGCATATCCTTGCTCAGGCAAGAGTTTGTGGTAGACCTTTAGATCTGCGTTTATATACTGCAGAACCTCCTCGTTCCCGTGGTGGCAGAGATAGAAACAGAAAGGGAGGTCGCTTTGGTGAAGAAAAATTTGATCGTCAGGGACAGCATTCTGGAAGAGATTTCAAAAAATTTGAAGGAAGTTCAAGAAGATCCCGTTCTGATAGAAGAGAACGTCTTGATTTCGGCTCAGACAGAGGTCGATTTAAGAGAGGCGATAAAGGCTCTAAATCAGGATTCAGATCTTCATTCTCAGGAAGAAGAGAAGGCTTTTAA
- the leuA gene encoding 2-isopropylmalate synthase has protein sequence MGTSDKNRVIIFDTTLRDGEQALQQSLTAKQKLQIALCLEQLGVDVIEAGFPISSPGDLQSVREIGLAVKNSTVCGLSRALDKDIDACYEALHGIDHYRIHTFIATSDVHVKDKLKKGFDDVVEMAVKAVKRARNYTDDVEFSCEDAGRTPIDHLCRMVENAIKAGATTINIPDTVGYTLPYEFGGIIKTLFNRVPNIDKATISVHCHNDLGMATANSLSAVIEGARQIECTVNGLGERAGNTSLEEVVMAMKLREQYMNGVYTNIVTENIARASQVVSGITNEPVPSHKAIVGSNAFAHSSGIHQDGVLKNKSTYEILTPQSVGFKENNMHMTARSGRHMIKAVLEKLGYRENSYNLDDVYARFLKLADRKGQVFDYDLEALLFLSHEQEEESQFELDNLTVLSGGKNIIPTATVRLKIGKRTRTDSGTGNGPIDAVFNCIARLTGIKLQLDNFVISAKGSGMNAQGQVDVDVIYDGGHYHGKGLSTDVIESSALALISACNSIYRAQLVKEEKNEKENA, from the coding sequence ATGGGAACTTCAGATAAAAACCGAGTCATTATTTTTGATACAACACTAAGAGACGGAGAACAGGCTCTTCAGCAGTCTCTTACAGCGAAACAGAAACTTCAGATTGCGCTATGCCTTGAACAGCTAGGTGTTGATGTTATTGAAGCAGGCTTCCCAATTTCATCTCCAGGAGATCTTCAATCTGTAAGAGAGATTGGACTTGCAGTAAAAAATTCTACAGTATGTGGTCTTTCAAGAGCTTTGGATAAAGATATTGACGCCTGCTACGAGGCTCTCCACGGAATCGACCACTATCGAATTCACACCTTTATTGCAACCTCTGATGTGCATGTTAAAGATAAACTGAAAAAAGGTTTTGACGACGTTGTAGAAATGGCAGTAAAAGCTGTTAAAAGAGCAAGAAACTACACTGATGATGTAGAGTTCTCTTGTGAAGATGCCGGCAGAACACCTATAGACCACCTTTGCCGAATGGTGGAGAATGCAATAAAGGCAGGTGCCACCACTATCAATATCCCCGATACCGTAGGTTACACCCTACCATATGAGTTCGGTGGCATTATCAAGACTTTATTCAACAGAGTGCCTAACATTGATAAAGCAACAATCTCTGTTCACTGCCACAATGATTTGGGTATGGCAACAGCAAATTCACTTTCAGCTGTAATTGAGGGCGCTCGTCAGATCGAATGTACTGTAAACGGACTTGGTGAACGAGCCGGAAATACCTCATTAGAGGAAGTTGTAATGGCGATGAAGCTTCGCGAACAGTATATGAATGGTGTATATACCAATATTGTTACCGAAAATATTGCCAGAGCATCTCAGGTTGTATCAGGCATTACCAATGAACCAGTACCAAGTCATAAGGCTATTGTTGGATCAAATGCCTTCGCTCACAGTTCAGGAATTCATCAGGATGGTGTACTCAAGAACAAGAGCACATATGAAATTCTAACACCACAGAGCGTTGGCTTTAAAGAAAACAATATGCATATGACAGCTCGCTCTGGCAGACATATGATCAAGGCTGTACTGGAAAAACTTGGATATAGAGAAAATTCATACAATCTAGATGATGTATATGCAAGGTTCCTAAAGCTTGCAGATCGTAAAGGACAGGTATTTGATTACGATCTTGAAGCATTACTGTTCCTCTCACATGAACAGGAGGAAGAATCACAGTTTGAGCTTGATAACCTGACAGTACTTTCCGGAGGAAAGAATATCATTCCTACAGCAACTGTTAGACTGAAGATAGGAAAGAGAACCAGAACTGACTCTGGTACAGGAAATGGTCCTATTGATGCAGTATTCAACTGCATTGCAAGACTTACAGGCATTAAGCTTCAGCTGGATAATTTTGTGATTTCCGCAAAGGGTTCAGGTATGAATGCCCAGGGTCAGGTAGACGTGGACGTAATCTATGATGGCGGCCATTACCACGGAAAAGGACTTTCAACTGATGTCATCGAGTCATCAGCTCTGGCATTGATTTCAGCATGTAACAGTATCTACAGAGCCCAGCTTGTTAAAGAAGAAAAGAATGAAAAGGAGAACGCATAG
- the leuB gene encoding 3-isopropylmalate dehydrogenase, which yields MANNYKIAVLAGDGIGPEVMAEALKVLDAVQKKFGFTLEYKKELVGGCAIDECGTPLPEQTMAACKWADAILFGSVGGPKWNHLPNSQRPEAGALLPLRKEFSLFCNFRPAKIYQGLGSLSPLRADIAMRGFDMLCVRELTGGIYFGQPKGREGTGPQEKAFDTEIYHRFEIERIAKIAFEAARLRRKKVTSVDKSNVLQSSVLWREVVNEIAKDYPDVELEHIYVDNATMQLVKAPSQFDVMLCSNMFGDILSDECAMITGSMGMLPSASLGEGGFGLYEPAGGSAPDIAGKNIANPVAQILSAALMLRYSLKEYDAAQCIEDAVAKVLKNGYLTTDLMESGASPYPAQSTSDMGNRIAEEISR from the coding sequence ATGGCTAATAATTATAAGATTGCAGTTTTGGCTGGTGACGGCATTGGTCCAGAAGTAATGGCAGAAGCATTAAAAGTTCTTGATGCTGTACAGAAAAAATTCGGATTTACTCTTGAATATAAAAAAGAACTTGTTGGAGGCTGTGCTATCGATGAATGCGGTACTCCTCTGCCAGAGCAGACAATGGCAGCCTGTAAATGGGCAGACGCAATCTTATTCGGTTCCGTAGGCGGACCTAAATGGAACCATCTCCCAAATTCACAGAGACCAGAAGCAGGTGCTCTTCTACCTTTAAGAAAAGAGTTTTCCTTATTCTGTAATTTCAGACCGGCAAAGATTTATCAGGGACTTGGTTCACTATCTCCATTGAGAGCAGATATCGCGATGCGTGGATTTGACATGCTTTGTGTTCGAGAACTGACTGGAGGCATTTATTTCGGTCAGCCAAAGGGAAGAGAAGGCACTGGACCTCAGGAAAAAGCCTTCGATACCGAAATTTATCACCGTTTTGAAATTGAACGTATTGCAAAGATCGCTTTTGAAGCAGCTCGTTTGAGAAGAAAGAAAGTTACCTCTGTTGATAAGTCAAATGTTCTTCAGAGTTCTGTTCTGTGGAGAGAGGTTGTAAACGAAATCGCAAAAGACTACCCAGATGTTGAGCTTGAACACATCTACGTGGATAACGCAACCATGCAGCTTGTTAAGGCTCCATCTCAGTTTGACGTAATGCTATGCTCCAATATGTTTGGAGATATTCTTTCAGATGAATGCGCAATGATAACCGGTTCAATGGGAATGCTACCTTCAGCATCTCTTGGAGAAGGCGGTTTTGGTCTTTATGAGCCTGCTGGTGGTTCCGCACCTGATATTGCAGGAAAGAACATTGCAAATCCTGTTGCTCAAATTCTCTCTGCTGCTCTGATGTTACGCTACTCATTAAAAGAATATGATGCAGCACAGTGTATCGAAGATGCAGTTGCCAAGGTACTTAAGAACGGTTATCTGACCACTGATTTGATGGAAAGCGGTGCATCACCTTATCCAGCACAGTCAACCTCAGATATGGGCAACAGAATAGCAGAAGAAATAAGCAGATAG
- the leuC gene encoding 3-isopropylmalate dehydratase large subunit has protein sequence MGKTLYQKVYDSHIVFEQEGELPTLYIDRQLVHEVTSPQAFSGIENSGRKLHRPDLHLATMDHDISTREQTIEACSPMAQEQIRALMRNTEKFGVKFFGFGDDNQGVVHIIGPQTGFTLPGTTLVCGDSHTATHGAFGALAFGIGTSEVEHVMATQTLKQGRLKTMKINCRGSLKKGVYAKDLILAIIAKLTTAGGTGYAVEFCGEAVRALSMEGRMTLSNMAIEFGAKAGMIAPDETTFEYLKGRMFSPKGEEFDKAVEYWRTLKSDDDAVFDKEVTIEASELEPFVTWGTNPGQGAPITSTVPSPSDYTDQVVAKSCSDALDYIGLKSGDKLIGTPVDYVFIGSCTNGRLEDFREAAKVLKGHKIAKNIQLAIAVPGSGWVKRQAEAEGLDKIFIEAGFEWRQPGCSMCLAMNDDKAPSGIRVASTSNRNFVGRQGKGSKTHLMSPATAAACAIKGALADVREFI, from the coding sequence ATGGGAAAAACACTTTATCAGAAGGTTTATGACAGCCATATTGTCTTTGAACAGGAAGGCGAGTTACCAACCCTATATATAGACAGACAGCTTGTACATGAAGTTACCTCTCCTCAGGCATTCTCAGGAATAGAGAATTCAGGAAGAAAACTTCACAGACCAGATTTACATCTGGCAACCATGGATCATGATATCTCCACTAGGGAACAGACAATTGAAGCATGCTCTCCAATGGCTCAGGAACAGATTCGTGCATTAATGAGAAACACAGAGAAGTTTGGAGTTAAGTTCTTTGGCTTTGGCGATGATAACCAGGGAGTTGTTCATATCATTGGACCTCAGACCGGTTTTACGCTACCTGGTACTACCCTGGTATGCGGAGATTCTCATACAGCAACACACGGTGCATTCGGAGCCTTGGCATTTGGAATCGGTACCTCAGAAGTTGAGCATGTAATGGCAACACAGACCTTGAAACAGGGACGTCTTAAGACGATGAAGATCAACTGCAGAGGCTCTCTCAAAAAAGGAGTTTATGCAAAGGATCTGATCCTGGCTATCATTGCAAAGCTTACCACAGCAGGTGGAACCGGATATGCAGTGGAATTCTGTGGTGAAGCGGTAAGAGCTTTATCTATGGAAGGAAGAATGACACTATCCAACATGGCTATTGAATTTGGAGCAAAGGCTGGCATGATTGCACCAGATGAAACCACCTTTGAGTACCTGAAGGGAAGAATGTTCTCTCCTAAGGGAGAAGAATTCGATAAGGCCGTTGAATACTGGAGGACCTTAAAATCAGACGATGATGCTGTTTTTGATAAGGAAGTAACCATAGAAGCTTCTGAGCTTGAACCTTTCGTAACCTGGGGAACAAATCCAGGACAGGGAGCACCAATCACCTCCACAGTCCCTTCTCCTTCAGATTACACCGATCAGGTTGTAGCAAAATCCTGCTCAGATGCGCTTGATTATATCGGACTTAAAAGTGGCGATAAACTCATTGGAACACCAGTTGATTATGTCTTCATTGGCTCATGTACAAACGGAAGATTAGAAGATTTCAGAGAAGCTGCTAAGGTTCTGAAAGGGCATAAGATTGCTAAAAACATTCAGCTGGCAATAGCAGTTCCAGGTTCAGGATGGGTAAAACGACAGGCCGAAGCAGAAGGTCTAGATAAAATCTTTATTGAGGCAGGTTTTGAGTGGAGACAACCAGGCTGTTCAATGTGTCTTGCCATGAATGATGATAAGGCTCCTTCAGGCATTCGTGTTGCCTCAACATCAAACCGAAACTTCGTTGGAAGACAGGGAAAAGGCTCAAAGACTCATCTTATGAGTCCTGCAACTGCTGCAGCCTGTGCTATTAAAGGCGCCCTTGCTGATGTAAGAGAATTTATCTAG
- the leuD gene encoding 3-isopropylmalate dehydratase small subunit, whose product MQKFTVHTGVAVPLDSANIDTDQIIPKQFLLAVDRNGFGAHLFHDWRYLDDEEKQPNPEFNLNKPEFKGASILVARDNFGNGSSREHAPWALMGYGFRAVIAPSFADIFYNNSLGNGLLPLKLTAQEVDEIFKVLQKKPGTEITISLEDMTVKCGELNFKFELDPFRRHCMLEGLDAISLTLQHEKEISDYESRMPEWMAHGTK is encoded by the coding sequence ATGCAGAAATTTACAGTTCATACAGGTGTTGCAGTTCCACTAGACTCAGCAAACATTGATACAGACCAGATTATTCCTAAGCAGTTTCTGCTTGCAGTAGACAGAAATGGTTTCGGAGCACATCTGTTTCATGACTGGCGCTATCTTGATGATGAGGAAAAACAGCCAAATCCAGAATTTAATCTGAATAAACCTGAATTCAAAGGAGCAAGTATTCTGGTAGCAAGAGACAATTTTGGAAATGGCTCTTCAAGAGAACATGCTCCATGGGCTTTGATGGGTTATGGTTTTAGAGCTGTTATCGCCCCTTCATTTGCAGATATTTTCTACAACAACTCACTTGGAAATGGTCTTCTGCCATTAAAACTGACAGCGCAGGAAGTTGATGAGATATTCAAGGTACTGCAAAAGAAACCTGGTACAGAAATAACCATCTCTCTTGAGGATATGACAGTCAAATGCGGAGAGCTTAATTTTAAATTTGAGTTGGATCCTTTCCGCAGACACTGCATGCTTGAGGGCTTAGATGCAATTTCATTAACCCTGCAGCATGAAAAGGAAATCAGTGATTACGAGTCCAGAATGCCAGAGTGGATGGCTCACGGGACAAAATAA
- a CDS encoding sulfite exporter TauE/SafE family protein — translation MVLDIYFFIIACPLIFLAGFIDAVGGGGGFISLPAYLLSGLPPHLALGTNKLSSTMGTFLATLRYAKLGYIRYKDAAVAVIFAILGSSVGAELVLWIPDMALKISIMVILPLTAFYLLRYRKFGEPDQSKYSRLYVVSTCAMIAFFVGIYDGIYGPGTGTFLLLGFCALAKYSVQNANGLTKAINLTTNIAALSVFLHHGSVVIYMGLIAGLFNIAGNYVGCSFFVRKGMKGTKLIMLLVIALFEAKLCWDFLS, via the coding sequence ATGGTTTTAGACATATATTTCTTTATTATCGCCTGTCCTCTAATTTTTCTAGCTGGCTTTATTGATGCTGTCGGAGGCGGTGGCGGATTCATTTCTCTTCCTGCTTATCTATTATCCGGACTTCCCCCTCATCTGGCATTGGGAACAAACAAGCTCTCAAGCACCATGGGAACCTTTCTTGCGACTCTAAGATACGCAAAACTTGGTTATATCAGATATAAAGATGCTGCTGTAGCTGTAATTTTTGCTATTCTCGGATCATCTGTCGGAGCTGAACTTGTACTGTGGATACCAGATATGGCTCTTAAGATTTCTATCATGGTTATCCTTCCCTTAACCGCTTTTTATCTTCTAAGATACAGAAAATTCGGTGAGCCAGATCAGAGTAAATACAGTCGTCTATACGTAGTCTCAACCTGCGCAATGATAGCTTTCTTTGTTGGTATCTATGACGGAATTTATGGGCCAGGTACTGGTACCTTTCTGTTATTAGGTTTTTGTGCTTTGGCAAAATACTCAGTACAGAATGCTAACGGCTTAACAAAGGCAATTAATCTGACTACAAACATTGCCGCTTTATCAGTGTTCCTTCACCATGGTTCTGTTGTTATATATATGGGATTAATTGCAGGCTTGTTTAATATCGCAGGAAACTATGTGGGATGTTCTTTCTTTGTCAGAAAGGGAATGAAGGGAACAAAACTGATAATGCTCCTTGTGATTGCTCTTTTTGAGGCTAAGCTCTGCTGGGATTTCCTTTCATAG
- a CDS encoding aldose epimerase family protein — MSEQYSVNPNLETISNSKGMSVTVMDWGATIISCKVPVKGESSREVVLGLKDPSDWSKQSCFFNATIGRFANRIANSEFEIDGKKYKLNSGAKHCLHGGVDGFDKRRFKLLSKSASSLTYTLHSPDGDMGFPGNFDLTVVYTVSEENELKVEYVGKCDAKCYACITNHAYFNLNGVNSSVLNHTVKMDSTEFLPLDDTSIPTGEVRKVAGGAFDFTSEKTLARDFRKDDQMTAALGYDHPFLIKGDINNPFIKLTSDDRKLSLEMYTDYPAFQMYTGNYVNQGDSAIEARDNGLIYKDQCAVCIEPEFYPDCPHLPQFADLNPIVTPEKPLVKSIIYKFS; from the coding sequence ATGAGCGAACAGTATTCAGTAAATCCAAATCTGGAAACAATCTCAAATTCTAAGGGAATGTCTGTAACTGTAATGGACTGGGGTGCAACAATCATTTCCTGTAAGGTTCCTGTAAAGGGCGAATCTTCAAGAGAAGTTGTATTAGGACTTAAAGATCCTTCTGACTGGTCAAAGCAGAGCTGTTTTTTCAATGCAACTATTGGAAGATTTGCAAATAGAATTGCAAATTCTGAATTTGAAATTGATGGCAAAAAGTATAAGTTGAATTCAGGGGCAAAACACTGTCTGCATGGTGGTGTTGACGGTTTTGACAAGAGACGTTTCAAGCTCCTTTCAAAATCAGCAAGTTCATTAACCTATACACTGCATTCTCCTGATGGTGATATGGGATTTCCTGGCAATTTCGATCTGACTGTTGTTTATACTGTGTCAGAGGAGAATGAGCTTAAGGTTGAGTATGTTGGAAAATGCGATGCCAAGTGCTATGCATGTATTACCAACCATGCATACTTTAATCTGAATGGTGTTAACAGCTCTGTGCTGAATCATACCGTTAAGATGGATTCTACAGAATTCCTTCCTTTAGATGACACTTCTATTCCTACAGGAGAGGTCAGAAAGGTAGCAGGTGGAGCTTTTGATTTTACTTCCGAGAAAACTTTAGCCCGCGATTTCAGAAAGGATGACCAGATGACTGCAGCTTTAGGCTATGATCATCCATTCCTGATTAAAGGTGACATTAACAATCCTTTCATCAAGCTGACTTCAGACGACAGAAAGCTTTCTCTTGAAATGTATACAGATTATCCTGCATTCCAGATGTATACCGGTAATTATGTAAATCAGGGGGATAGTGCTATCGAGGCAAGAGATAATGGTTTAATTTATAAGGATCAGTGCGCAGTATGTATTGAGCCAGAATTCTATCCTGACTGTCCTCATCTTCCACAGTTTGCTGATTTAAATCCAATTGTTACCCCAGAAAAGCCTCTGGTTAAGTCAATTATTTATAAATTCAGCTAA
- the nfsB gene encoding oxygen-insensitive NAD(P)H nitroreductase, which translates to MDFLDISKQRYTTKHYDPTRKISDKDMKDLLEVLRLAPSAVNIQPWHFFVGSTQKAKEKILPAIPDFNIPRIQDCSHFVVLCAKNKITDQELTAITQKEDQDGRYPKKEIRDTVDSHRKIFAHMHEEQGDFAQWTAKQTYIAMTALLYAAASKDIDSTPIEGMDFEKTDEILNLKNKNLKSVMIVALGYRAENDSNADRPKSRLSYDEVISSID; encoded by the coding sequence ATGGATTTTCTTGATATATCAAAGCAACGCTATACAACAAAACATTATGATCCAACAAGAAAAATTTCAGATAAGGACATGAAAGATTTACTAGAAGTGCTAAGACTTGCACCTTCTGCAGTAAACATTCAGCCATGGCATTTCTTCGTAGGCTCAACACAGAAAGCCAAGGAGAAGATCCTTCCTGCAATTCCAGATTTCAATATTCCTAGAATCCAGGACTGCTCACATTTCGTGGTTCTTTGTGCAAAAAACAAGATTACAGATCAGGAATTAACAGCAATTACTCAGAAAGAAGATCAGGATGGCAGATATCCTAAAAAAGAAATCAGAGATACCGTTGATTCGCACAGAAAAATCTTTGCTCATATGCATGAGGAGCAGGGAGATTTTGCACAATGGACTGCCAAACAGACATATATTGCAATGACAGCACTGCTCTATGCAGCAGCATCAAAAGACATCGACAGCACTCCTATTGAGGGAATGGATTTTGAGAAAACAGATGAAATCTTAAATCTTAAGAATAAAAACCTAAAATCTGTTATGATTGTCGCCCTAGGATATCGAGCAGAAAACGATTCAAATGCCGATAGACCTAAATCACGATTAAGCTACGATGAAGTTATTTCATCAATTGACTAG